In Leptotrichia wadei, the DNA window TCTTCCTCAGTTATTTCATCATATATTTTGTCTAAAATTAAGTTACGAACAAAGGATGACATGTTAAGATTATTTATATTTGAATATTCTTTTAAAAATTCTAAATCTTCTTTTTCCATTCTCAATGATAATGTAGGCATTTTTTATCCCTCCAAGTGTAATATTTGTATTACAATTGTACCAAGTATTATTCTATTTGTCAAGATATAAAAGTTTCCTTTTAAACCATTTATATCACCATCTTTTTGTTCTTATATTATGTAATTTATAAGAACAAAAGTCAATAAATGATAAAAAAAATTATAATAAGTAAATACTCGAAAATAAGAAGATTTATTTGTGTACTAAAACAGATGTTTTAATACACGATTAAAACTATACTGAATTTAAGGGTATAATAAGCAAAATAATGTACACTAAATTAAAACATATTTTAGTATACATTTTTGTAAAGGAGTTGTCTAAATGAAATTTGGATATGCAAGAGTAAGCACGGCAAAGCAGGATTTGACAAGGCAGATAGCATCGCTTGAAAATGCTGGCTGTAATGAAGTTTATTGTGATATACAGAGCGGAAAAAATATGAAGAGGGATGAACTGCAGAAAATTTTATCAAAAATTCGTGAAAATGACACATTTGTTGTCACAGATATTGACAGGCTTGGGCGTAATTTTACAGAAGTTACTGAGCTTTATACAAAGCTTAAGGATATGAAAGTTAATATTGCTGTAATCAATCAGGAACTTTTAAATCATAATGTGAATGACAAAAAGGATGAAATTGTAAATGTTGTTGTAATTCCTCTTCTAATATATTTAGCTGAAAGGGAACGAAGCATTTTGATTGAAAGAATAAATGACGGAATTAAAAATATGCCACTTGGAAAATCTGGGAAAAGATACAGCAGGAAAACTGGAAATGTAATTGGACGGCCAGTTAAAGTCTTAAATCTTTCAAAAGAGGAGCAGGATATGTTAAAACGAGTACGAAATAAAGAAATAAGCGTAAAAAGTTTTTGCAGGTTTATGCAGATAAGCAGATCCTCGTATTATAAATATTACAGGAACAGTTATCTTGATTAAAAACTAAAGATAGGTGAATTTCAATTATGACTGATGAATTTTTTGAAGCTGAAAATGTAGATGATGAGGAAAACAATCTTGAATATGACAGGGATATTTTTGACATTGAAATTGAATTTGATGACGAAGTTGTTAAGAGAATTGAAAGAACTGAAACAACTAGAGAGTTTGAAAAGCTGATTGAAAATGAAGAGTAATTATTAAAACAGAGTAACAAATTTCTAGACTTAAATTTTAATTTACAATCAAAATTATTGATGTTAAATCATTGATTTTTTTTAGTCAAAATGTTATAATTAACGCAACAGTACTGTAGGATAAAGACCATAAGTGTATAAAAAAAGGAGAGTTAGTGGCTCTCCTTTTTCCGTTACTTCCAAAATTCTTCGATTAAAATAATTGCTATCTGTAAAGCAATTATGATTAAGATTTTTACCATAACTTATCCATAAGTGTATAACCTCCTTTCATCAAGGATTGTTCAGATTATACCATTTTTTGGAAAGCCATTCAAACAAATATATAAAGATAACAGTTTTAAAATATAACAGATTCTAGTAGATAAATATTACAATAAAGGTGCAGATAATTCACAAAAATTAATCTTTAAAAATTGTCTTTATGAGAATTTTTTTGCACAAAATTTGTATAAATTTCTACAAAATATGATCTTTAAATCTGAGAATTGTAACTTTATTTTCACGAATGAAATGAGTTTTTGAGTGCAAACGAAAGCCATTTTTTCAAAATTTTATGTGCTGAAAAAATCACGATAAGTTTCTAAAATTTTTTAATTTTCGAGAAACTTGTAAGCGTGCTTTCCAAAATTTAAAAATTCTGGAAAGTTTACGGGTAAAAATTTTTATGGAAAAGGGCTTGCTTTTTTGAAAGAAATGAGGTAATATTAACACAAGAATAAAACAGCGTGGAAAATGAGAGTCCAGTTTTCGGAGGTGGATGGGCAGTTTAAGAAATTTTACTTCAACTCATTTTAAAATATCAAAAGAAAATTTAATTGAATAAAAAATAAAATATTTGAGCTTATGTACAGATTATTGGGAGTTTTCTTCTAAAAAGTTTGTACAGGCTCTTTTTTTGATTAAAAAAATATATCAGAAAAATCAGGGTAAAATTTCTTAAAATTATAAAATAAAATTGATGATGATAAAAATTAAAGTTCATATTGCGTCATATTAAGCCCATAGCGTTCGTTAAATTGCTTTTTGGTATAAATCCTTGTCTGATGCAAAATTTTTTTGTTATGGGGCTAATATAGGCTTATTTTAGTTCTATATTGTAAATTAGATTTTTAACTGTAAAATATTTTTATATTTTTTATGATGACAGATGAATTTGAAGTAAAAATTATTGACAAAAATTTAAAAAGTAGTATAATGGTATTACCAAAAAAAATAAAATATAAGGAGTGAGCGTTATGGCTTCTATAAGTTTAAAAGTGTCCGATATGGAAAAAAAATTTTTGCAAAGTATGGCACAATTTGAAGGAGTTACATTGTCAGAGTTAATAAAATCAAAAGTGTTTGACTCACTAGAAGATGAATACGATGCCAAAATAGCAGATTTAAGATTATCAGAATATGAAAGCTATTTGAAAAATGGAGGAGAAGTTTTAAAATGGGAAGAACTGTAAAATATAAAATAATCCCAACTCCACATTTCGCAAAAGACTTTAGCAAACTAGATGAATTTGTAAAAAAAAGAATAAAAATTTATTTAGAAAATATTACAAAAGATCCACGCAGTAAAGGAAAAATGTTGAAAGCAAATAGAAAAGGACAATGGAGATACAGAATAGGAGATTTCAGAGTTATTGTAAATATCCAAGATGAAAATTTAGTAGTATTAGCGTTAGAAGTAGGACATAGAAAAAATATTTATAATAGTTAAATATTGAGGTTATTTTATAAAGTTAATTTTATGAAATAGCCTTTTTTGTTATTAACTTTTCGTATTAAAAAGTACCAAAGTAATAAAAAATTGGAGTGTGTCCAGAATTTTGTGTAAACTCAAAATATAATATATGGTACAGGATGGTAGTTTTATCATCCTGTTTTTAAATTCTTCGAGTGTGTAAAAATTTTTGTGTAAATAGAACAATTTATCTATTAGTTTACACAAAATTCTGGACACTCTCGTCCGAGACATATTCGGCATATTTATTATTGATTCCACCATTTATACACAGTCATTTTTGACAATCCAGTGTCTCTAATGCACTGTGCCTTTTTTCCATCAGGATTATTTTTTCTCCATTCTTTTACCTGATTTTCTTTTGTACCACTTCCTTTAGGTCTTCCATTTCCTTCTCTCCAATTTGTTCCATTCATTCTATCATTAACTTCTTGAACAGCTCTAGCACCCATTAAATGAACTTTCTGTTTTCTTCCATTTCTTTTATTTTTAGGAATATCAACATTAGTCAGTTTCGCTATCGTATCTCTAGGAAATGTAAAATAATTATCATGATAACAATTTAAAGCTGCCACAATATCATCAATTTCAAAATGATTATCTTCCTCCTCAGTTCTGTTGTCTAAAATTTCCAGAAATCCAAAAGCATCCTTTTCTAACTCTTCATAGCTTATCCCACACTTCTTAGCATAAATTGCCAGAGTCATAATCCCAAAATATCTATGACCCGCACCTATTTTCTCTATAATTTTCATTTTCCACCAGTCATACAAGGCTCTCTTAACTATCCATTTTCTTTCCCTTGCCGGTTCTTTATTTATAATCCTTCTCTCATACCAGTCTGGAAAATTTTTTTTGTAATATTCTAATTTTTTAGATTTTTTCTTATCTTTCTGTGGAAATTTTAAACTGACATCAAATTTACAAAACGGAATACTCGCTTTTAATTCTTCCAAATTCGTTCTTTTACCTACTTTAAAAGCTCTTACTGGATATTCTTTTCCTAATTTGCTCCAAGATCCAACAGTCCTAAATCCTTGCAGAACTCCAGTCATATCCTTTTCTTTTTTAGAACTTGTATAATCATTCCAAATTCTATCAATCAGAAGTTCTTTAAATTGAGTTAAAGTTTTTTGATAATGCCGATATAACGGCAACGGTTCATCAAGAAAATAATATAGATGAAGTCCACGGCCGCTGTTTACAATGTATGTAGGATTAGGCAAAAGCTTATTTTTAATTTGAAACAGTAGATCTCTAATATTATTTTCCCTTACATAATCCAAATCAATGACGAAAGCAAAAAGAAATCTGGCATTTTTAGAAATCCTATTCTTTCCAAAATAATTAACAGGAGCAATTAAACCAAAAGAAACATCTGTAACATATTTTATTCCTTCCAGATCATCAGTGATAATAAAACTTTTACTTCTTTTCTTTGCCTTACTAATTTGAATACCAATTATATTGCCCTTAATGCTATGATTTTCATCTAGGTGCTCTCCTTTTTTCTGCAAACTACCTTCAGGAAATAAATCCCTATAGAAAGTAAAAGGATCAACTTCCTTAAATCCTCTATCTTTCAAAAACTTATTTTTATAACCATACAAACGAATCCAATCTTCAACTGAACCTAATTGATAAGAACTGATCCTAACGAAATCATCTTTAGACATAAGAACATCCTCTCTTAATAAATACTTAAAGAAATAAAAAACCCAGGGTAAAGGGGGACTACCCCCTTTAAATCCCCCCTCCCCTTGACGCTTTATATTATCAATACATTTTTTTATACCTTTTTTCAATTATACAAAATTTCCCATATTTTTTCAAGAAAAAAAATTGAGGTTTCTCTAAAATTTAAGAACTAAAAAAATGAACTTATTTTAAATTCAAACTAGAAATGTATCAAAATGCACTAAAAATTTTTTAAAAAAGTTAATTTAATAGCATAAATAAAGGATTTAGTAAGGATTTATTAATGTTGTCGGGTTACTCGCTGAAACAATTTCAATTATCTCTGATTCAGCAAAAAAATTCATCAGGCAAAGATTTATACCAAAAAGTTATTTATCGACCGCTACGGGCTTAATATGGCGCAATATGAGCTTTAATTTTTATCATCATCAATTTCATTTTATAATTTCAAGAAACTTTATCCTGATTTTTCTAATATATTTTTTTAATCAAAAAAAGAGCCTGTACAAACTTTTTAGAAGAAAACTCCCAATAATCTGTACATAAGCTCAAATATTTTATTTTTTATTCAATTAAATTTTCTTTTGATATTTTAAAATGAGTTGAAGTAAAATTTCTTAAACTGCCCATCCACCTCCAAAACTGGACTCTCATTTTCTACGCTAATCAAATATTATCCCATTTTTTTCAAAAAATCAAGCCTTTTTTCATAAAAATTTTTCCCAATAAACTTTCCGAAAATTAAAATTTTGGAAAGCACGCTTACAAGTTTCTCGAAAATTAAAAAATTTTAGAAACTTATCGTGATTTTTTCAGCACATAAATTTTGAAAAAATGGCTTTCGTCTGCACTCAAAAACTCATTTCATTCGTGAAAATAAAGTTACAATTCTCAAATTTAAAGAGTATATTTTGTATAAATTTCTACAAATTTTGTGCAATAAAATTTTCATAAAGACAGTTTTTAAAGATGAATTTTTATGTATTATTGAACTTTAAATTTGATATTTTTTAAATTAATTTTTTTACAAAACAGCAAAAAATAATTTCAATTTTTCTAAAAATATGAGAGTGTACAGAATTTTGTGTAAACTCAAAATATAATATATGGTACAGGATGGTAGTTTTATCATCCTGTTTTTAAATTCCATACTTGCTAAACCAATTTTCAAAATGTCTTATACTTTCAAATTCAAAAACTTGCTTATACATATCATCCATATTCTGAACTCTTATTAGTACCGTTTCATCTTCCTTTATTCGCATAGATTCTATTGCTAAAATATTAAACATTTTTGTCATTCTATCGTACATTCTAACTTTTCTATGTAAAAAATAACTAATAAAACTGTCTTTATCTATTTTTTTATTTTCAATACTTCTTTCTTTCCTTTGTTCTAAATCTTCTCTTAGAAATGTAAAAATAAATCCTGAAACACTTGGACGTCCTCTTGATTTTTTGTTATATAATTTTTTTATTTTTAAGTTAAATCTATCTCCAAGTTCTTTTTGTATCGGTTTTAAAACCCATTTATCAATTTCTCCTATTTTATATTTTTCAGAAATATCAAGCATTTTTCTAAATTCTTCAATACTAACCCTCCAAATTCCAGTAGATTTAAATTGCTTCATTCTTCGATAAAATTCTTTTGCATAGCTTGATTTTAAACTTAAAAATTCTTTTAATTCAAATGCAGTAAAACTGACATTTAGTGCATTTAGAACCCAAGCAAATTCCTTATTAACGGCTATTTCAACTATTTTTTCTTCTATATCTACTGAATATCGAGTAAATAACACAAATTTTATAAAACGTCTTTCATCTCCAACTTTTAATTTAATACTGATTAACTTATCATACGTACTTTCAAGATCTTTTACAAAAGTTGCAGGTGTATTATCAGAATAGTTAATAAGTTTTTTTAATTTGTCAAAATGAAAAGTTATTACTTCTTCCTCTTTTTCTTTCATTCTGCTACAAATTGCCATCAAAATATTAAGTTCATTTGAATTAAAATTTCTTAATCCGATACTATTAAGATTATTATGATATTTAACTATTATTATTCATAAAATCATCTCCCTAGCTAATCATACCATATTTAAAAGTAGATATCAAAAAACACCTACTTTTAAAAATACTGAAAAACTACCTTTTATTTACTGAAAATCTCCGTTTTAATCTACTGAATTTCTACTTTTTATTTACTGAAAAACTACTTTTTTAATATGCTTAAATACATTAATTATAAGTGTTTGCGAGGAGGTAAAAAGGTATAACATAAAAAGTAAATATATAAAAGGTATAAATAAAAAAAGAAGTAGCAACTTTGAAAAATTTCAAATTAGATTGCTACTTCTTTCTAAAGTCTCAAAAAAACATTCAATACATTCTTTTATTTGGAAATATTTTTTATATAATTTTTCATATATTCTCTTTGAGGCGTATAATTCAAGGAAGTATTGATAAAAATAATAAGATTTTTTATAGTTTCATCTTTATAGAAATTTTCATCTTCATATAATATTATTGCAGTATTTTCATATTCTACTTTGTATAATCTTCCTACGGCACTAACTGATACATTATTTAAAAACAATTCTTCCCTTTCTTCTTCCAGAATTTTTTTATAAAGTTTAACTATATTTTTAGGAGGCTGAACCATAGCTTCTGTAGTTAATTCTATATCATTTTGTAATATGTTACAAATTGTACAACTTACAAATAATTTTTTATTAGAAAAATTTTTATCAAAAACATTTTTTAAAATTTCTTTTAATTCAGTTGAATCATAGTTTTTATTTTCTATATAGCTTTTAAAACTTCCATTCTTTTCTTTTGTAAATTTTTTTATATTAATTATTCCATTTGAATTATAAATAATTTTTGTAAAAGGTAATTTATAATCTGAACTCTTAATTTTTGAAGTTAAGGCGTATCTTTGATTTCGCAAGTTTATTATTTCCACATCTAATAATTCTTTTCCTTTAGACAACGTATAAGAAAAGAGCAATAAGTATAAGATTATTATTTTATTCATTTACTTCACTCCTTTAAAAAGATTTTCTTTTTCTTTATCACTTTGAACCTCTATTATAAATTGAGAATCATCAGGCATATATAATCTTCGCTTATCTTGATTCTTTCTTCCTACATTTTCCATATAAATTGAGTTAGCTTCAGATACAGGAACTCCAAAAAATTTATATATAATTTTTCCAGTATTTTTATCTTTTTCTATTTTAACTTGATCTTCGAAATAAACATACTTTACTTTTTTATCTACTATATTACCTTCTTCATCTGTTGTTTTTATAGTTTGTTCTTTTTCAAAATATCTATTTTTATTAAAATATTCATATTCAGGTTGTGGATGAAGAAAAATAATACCATTCTTATTTCTATCTTCATTATTTTCGTCAGGAATATTTATATATGCTCCTCCCATATTTTTTAATTTTTCACTATCTCCTATAGATTGAACATAAACTTTATATTCTTTTTCTATAAGTTCTCTCATTGCTAATGTTTTCGCTATTTTTTCCTTATCTAGATCCGTTTTAGGTTTAGGTAGTTTTCCTTTCTTTTTTAAATATAAAATTGTATCTCCGTTTTCATCCAATTTAATTCCATATGTATCAAAAGTATCCGCTGATATATCTTTTGCTAATTCTTTTTGCGCATCAGAAGAAAGTTCTTTATAAACTAATTGTTCTCCTAAATAATTTGATAATTTTTCAAGATCTCCGTCTATTTTCCTAGTTCCATCATTATTTTTCTTTTCTTTTAGAACAACACTATCTCCAACATTAGTCCCAAGTTTACTAGTATCAATCTTCCCATCAGATGTATAAGTCATATTTTGATTGCTTCCCTTGTACTCTTCCTTGAAGTAGGCATTTGCAGCCTTTCCTGTGCTTTCCAGTCCTTTTTCATCTGTTCCAGTTGCTATCTGTCTTCCTGCCACTCCATTTACAATATGGCTTGCCTCTTCTGCAAGTGTTCCGATTAATCCTGCCTTTGTTGAGTTCTCTTTTGCATTTATGTTGATTATTATTGTATGTACTCCATCTTTTGAAACATATGCTGTTCCTGCCTTGTTTTTCATTTCAGGAGTATCTTCGCCAGTTGTATATTTTACATCAAGATTGTATCCTAAATCCTTGTAGGCATCTTTCCAAGCTGAAACAACATCTTCTGACTTGTCAGCTTCATTAAGTCTTTTACCTGCTATGTTGTTCACAGTTTCATTAAGCCTTACCTCCCTAAGCTGTCCAAAGAAGTTCCTGTTATCATCTCCTCTGTCATTTATTGATTCCTTTATTGCTGTTGTTACATCTGAGATTTCTTTTTTAGCTTTCCCAATATCCTCTTTCAGTTTACCAGGATTAGTAGCATATTCAATTGTCTGGCTCTCAACATTAATATTTGTGCTTCTATGAGTGTCCTTCGTTACTTCATTGGCTTTTTCTAAGTCCCTGTTTATTGGACTTCCTTCAGTTTTTGTGATTTCAACATCTCCAACTACTGTATTTCTTGTAATACCTTGCTTGTCTCTGCTATCCTGATTAAATCCAACATTGGTAATTCCTGGTTTCCCTCCAAGTGAAGCTCCTATTGAACCTCCTGTTGTTGTCATTGTATCATAATTTTGGATATCTTTTCCAGCATAAGTGTCAATCTTGAATGTAGAGTTTCCTTCCTTGCCTATTACAGCTCCTGTATTTTCAACTGTTCCAACATGAAGGTTACTTCCTTCTCCAACAACGAATGTACTTTGATTGTCTACGAATGCTCTATCTCCATTTGTTCTGCTTCCGTTTATGTTTACAGAGCTTGGCACTCCGTTGGCACTTATTCCAAGGCTTATTCCACTTGAGCTTCCAGTTGTCGTGCTTGTGTTCTGTCTTGAAATAACTTCCACTTTTCCAATGTTTCCAGTTACTTTTCCGCCTTCCTGGTTAAAACCGTTTAATACCATTGAGCCTGTGTTGTTGTGAACTTCATTTACATTCTTGAAATTTCCGTAGTTTTAAAAATATCTGAATCTCTATAAATTTTTCCTGTTCTTTCTCCGCCATAATAAACATAACTATAATTATCCCGCACATAAGTACTTTGAGCTAATGCTTTTCCTAATTTTTTTTCATCTGGGTTCAATTTACTAATCATCAAATTTCGTCTACCATTATGAGCATAGTAATTTAATGCTGTTTTAGGATCCGCATTTCTTAATAAATCATTCTCTGCTTCCAGTATTCCAAGCTTCCTAGCCATATTATCTTCAGCATCGACTTTTTGTATTTTTTTCTGAGCCTCTGCTGTAATTTGTTTCCCTTTTTCTTGCTGCTTATTATACTTTCCTCTTCCTTTATGTCCAATCTGACGTTTTGGTTGGGTATTTTTTTTCTGTTGCCTATCCATTTCATTATATATTTCTATATATTTTTGAGCTTTAACTAATTGTCGTGCATAAGCTGCGTTTCCAGAACGTCGATCTAATTGTATTGAAAACTTAATATTAAAGAAAATTAATTTTTAAATTATTTGTTCAAAATTTGGGATACACTCCAATATTTTTTTAAAATTTCATTCGCTTCATCTGCAACATAAAGTTTTATTTTTTTAATTTGACCATTATAACTAATTTTTAGTATATCATCCATATCACAAATATTTCCTTTTGAATCTTTACTATCAACACAATCAAAATTGTTAAATATTTCAAAACTTATTTCTGTATTTTTTCTCTTTAATTTTATTTCAATTCCTTTCATATCCTTAAGATCGCTAGATACTTGCTCTTGAAACGGAGAAACATCGTAATTTTTTCCTGTAAAAATTTCATTTATTATCTCCTTTTCCTTACCTTCTATTTTTTGATTTTCTAAATATATTTCCGTATCTTTTTCATCAATATATTCTAAAATTTTATCTTTAATATTTTTAACATCAATATCTTCTTTAAAAGCGCCTAAACTTATTAACGTAATCAAAATAAATAAAAAACTAAAAAGCCAAATAGATATAAAAATTTTTGTAAATGAATTATTATTCATTTTGTGATAGCCCTCCACCAATTAAATGGATTTGGTAATAGATTTAAAAGTTTAGTTATGTTATTAGGAACTTTTTTTGAATCAGTAATTTTACTTAAATTTAATTGATTTTTATTGCATTTTCTAATTTTACATCTCCCCCTATATTAAAATTAACCATGTTTCATCAGTCCATGATTTAATCATAATCAATCTCATGAACAGTTCCACCAGTTTTTTCCATCTGCTCAA includes these proteins:
- a CDS encoding DUF6290 family protein, translating into MPTLSLRMEKEDLEFLKEYSNINNLNMSSFVRNLILDKIYDEITEEDEKRILKRWEKSKSEKTSDAEDVFKRLGL
- a CDS encoding recombinase family protein, encoding MKFGYARVSTAKQDLTRQIASLENAGCNEVYCDIQSGKNMKRDELQKILSKIRENDTFVVTDIDRLGRNFTEVTELYTKLKDMKVNIAVINQELLNHNVNDKKDEIVNVVVIPLLIYLAERERSILIERINDGIKNMPLGKSGKRYSRKTGNVIGRPVKVLNLSKEEQDMLKRVRNKEISVKSFCRFMQISRSSYYKYYRNSYLD
- the relB gene encoding type II toxin-antitoxin system RelB family antitoxin, coding for MASISLKVSDMEKKFLQSMAQFEGVTLSELIKSKVFDSLEDEYDAKIADLRLSEYESYLKNGGEVLKWEEL
- a CDS encoding type II toxin-antitoxin system RelE family toxin codes for the protein MGRTVKYKIIPTPHFAKDFSKLDEFVKKRIKIYLENITKDPRSKGKMLKANRKGQWRYRIGDFRVIVNIQDENLVVLALEVGHRKNIYNS
- a CDS encoding bifunctional DNA primase/polymerase, which translates into the protein MSKDDFVRISSYQLGSVEDWIRLYGYKNKFLKDRGFKEVDPFTFYRDLFPEGSLQKKGEHLDENHSIKGNIIGIQISKAKKRSKSFIITDDLEGIKYVTDVSFGLIAPVNYFGKNRISKNARFLFAFVIDLDYVRENNIRDLLFQIKNKLLPNPTYIVNSGRGLHLYYFLDEPLPLYRHYQKTLTQFKELLIDRIWNDYTSSKKEKDMTGVLQGFRTVGSWSKLGKEYPVRAFKVGKRTNLEELKASIPFCKFDVSLKFPQKDKKKSKKLEYYKKNFPDWYERRIINKEPARERKWIVKRALYDWWKMKIIEKIGAGHRYFGIMTLAIYAKKCGISYEELEKDAFGFLEILDNRTEEEDNHFEIDDIVAALNCYHDNYFTFPRDTIAKLTNVDIPKNKRNGRKQKVHLMGARAVQEVNDRMNGTNWREGNGRPKGSGTKENQVKEWRKNNPDGKKAQCIRDTGLSKMTVYKWWNQ
- a CDS encoding replication initiation protein, with the translated sequence MIIVKYHNNLNSIGLRNFNSNELNILMAICSRMKEKEEEVITFHFDKLKKLINYSDNTPATFVKDLESTYDKLISIKLKVGDERRFIKFVLFTRYSVDIEEKIVEIAVNKEFAWVLNALNVSFTAFELKEFLSLKSSYAKEFYRRMKQFKSTGIWRVSIEEFRKMLDISEKYKIGEIDKWVLKPIQKELGDRFNLKIKKLYNKKSRGRPSVSGFIFTFLREDLEQRKERSIENKKIDKDSFISYFLHRKVRMYDRMTKMFNILAIESMRIKEDETVLIRVQNMDDMYKQVFEFESIRHFENWFSKYGI